A genomic segment from Nicotiana tabacum cultivar K326 chromosome 7, ASM71507v2, whole genome shotgun sequence encodes:
- the LOC107778273 gene encoding germin-like protein subfamily 1 member 17, whose product MSMSWLITTLAITAFFSSQLAYAYDPNPLQDICVGVTDTTASVFLNGKFCKDPKLAKADDFFFSGLNVSGNPMSNSGFAANVVDVNTMPGLNTLGISIVRADFEPGALVPLHTHPRATELITILEGTIYAGFLAPDANVFKSRLFSKILNPGDVFVIPQGLIHFQYNVGHKSATLLASFNSQNPGVVTIPNSIFASDPPILDDVLVKGFQLDKEVIKQLRKKFS is encoded by the exons ATGAGCATGTCCTGGTTAATAACAACTTTAGCCATCACTGCTTTCTTTTCTTCCCAATTAGCTTATGCTTATGATCCCAACCCTCTACAAGACATATGCGTTGGAGTTACAGACACTACCGCTTCTG TTTTCCTGAATGGAAAGTTTTGCAAAGACCCAAAGCTTGCAAAAGCAGACGATTTCTTCTTTTCAGGTCTTAATGTAAGTGGAAATCCAATGTCCAATTCTGGTTTTGCTGCAAATGTTGTGGATGTAAACACAATGCCTGGACTCAACACTCTTGGTATTTCTATAGTTCGTGCTGACTTCGAGCCAGGGGCCCTTGTTCCACTTCACACACACCCTCGAGCTACTGAGCTCATAACGATATTGGAGGGTACTATCTATGCTGGGTTTCTTGCTCCTGATGCAAATGTCTTTAAGAGTCGTCTCTTCTCTAAGATTTTGAATCCTGGCGATGTGTTTGTGATCCCTCAGGGGCTTATACActtccagtataatgtgggacaCAAAAGTGCTACTTTGCTAGCTTCTTTCAACAGTCAAAACCCTGGAGTCGTCACAATTCCTAATTCAATTTTTGCTTCAGATCCGCCTATTCTCGACGATGTTCTTGTCAAAGGTTTCCAGCTCGATAAGGAAGTGATTAAACAACTTCGAAAGAAATTCTCCTAG
- the LOC107778272 gene encoding histone-lysine N-methyltransferase ASHR2, with protein MEKTSQSPYPLLKIAEIQGRGRGLISTQPLKPGQVILKDSPLLLYSASPLIPSNNTFCSNCFKIILQSPIPCPMCTFSAFCTSSCQSIALSSSHTPWVCQSLTQLRNILSSHNLLIDQQIQARFLISAYDLALISPSSFRVLLSLQGDPSFISENDALLLHSLVATLNPPTSEFGFSKELTAALLAKDKVNAFGLMEPFDSNKERGVRAYGIYPMASFFNHDCLPNACRFEYVDSDVSDRSNVDMIVRVIHDVPEGREICLSYFPVNFKYSDRQKRLKEDYGFICNCDRCVVEANWSDHDDDDAMDNEGEENEDEEDEVMEEEVDDEVNANDEVEEGDQDFPHAYFFMRYMCNRENCGGTLAPLPPSDASLSTVMECNVCSNLSKCDELMV; from the coding sequence ATGGAGAAAACTTCCCAATCTCCATACCCATTATTAAAAATAGCAGAAATACAAGGAAGAGGAAGAGGACTTATTTCAACTCAACCCTTAAAACCTGGCCAAGTAATCCTCAAAGATTCCCCTCTCCTTCTTTACTCTGCATCTCCTTTGATCCCCTCAAACAATACTTTTTGCTCAAATTGCTTCAAAATAATACTCCAATCTCCAATCCCATGCCCAATGTGCACATTTTCAGCTTTTTGTACCTCTAGTTGTCAATCCATAGCTTTATCCTCTTCTCACACTCCTTGGGTTTGTCAATCTTTAACCCAACTCCGTAATATCTTATCTTCTCATAACCTACTAATAGACCAACAAATTCAAGCTCGGTTTTTAATCTCTGCTTATGACTTAGCACTCATTTCTCCTTCCTCTTTTCGTGTTTTATTATCCCTTCAAGGCGATCCGTCTtttatttctgaaaatgatgctCTGTTGCTTCATTCCCTCGTTGCTACGCTCAACCCGCCTACGAGTGAATTTGGGTTCTCAAAAGAGCTTACTGCTGCTCTTTTGGCTAAGGATAAGGTAAATGCATTTGGGTTGATGGAACCTTTTGATTCTAATAAAGAAAGGGGTGTTAGAGCTTATGGTATTTATCCTATGGCTTCGTTTTTTAATCACGATTGCCTTCCGAACGCGTGTAGGTTCGAGTATGTTGATAGTGATGTTAGTGATAGGAGTAATGTTGATATGATTGTTAGGGTTATTCATGATGTACCCGAGGGAAGAGAGATTTGTTTGAGTTATTTCCCTGTGAATTTTAAGTATTCCGATAGGCAGAAGAGGTTGAAGGAGGATTATGGGTTTATATGTAATTGTGATCGGTGTGTTGTCGAGGCTAATTGGTCTGATCacgatgatgatgatgctatGGATAACGAGGgcgaggaaaatgaggatgaagaggaTGAAGTAATGGAGGAAGAAGTGGATGATGAAGTAAATGCAAATGATGAGGTGGAGGAGGGTGATCAAGATTTTCCTCACGCGTATTTCTTCATGCGGTACATGTGTAATCGAGAGAATTGTGGGGGTACATTGGCTCCGTTGCCTCCCTCTGATGCATCTCTGTCGACAGTTATGGAATGCAATGTTTGTAGTAATTTGAGTAAATGTGATGAGCTTATGGTTTAG